The genomic window CTTTGTCTGCTAGAAAAACGCTTTCCTAGGGGAATCCATGCACTACCATTATCACTAAACCTCCCAACAAGACGCACTCCAGACGTAGTAGAGCAGACACCACCACTGCAACTAGTTTGTGGATCATCTACTACTTTCCATTGCATTTGGGCTGGTCTACCGTCAATATTACAATCCCACAAACCAAAGAACCATTCACCAGCAATTTGACCAGCTTTAGTAGAACTAGACCCCAATACTAAACTTGCCGAAACAATTGCCAAACCCAAAAGCGACTTTGTAATGTTCTTCATTATACCTTACTGATACATATGAGTAAATCTGTATCTTCTATTCACTCATATGTATCAGCATTGCTGTTTATGCAACTAATTAAAACTTGGAAACTTAATGTTTTTCTATTGTAAAAATGAAGATTGCTAAATAGTGCAGCACTCTGAGGAAATAAACATCGTGTATAGTTAGTTACTGCATTCTCTTCAATGGGCTTCGCTGACTACGAGCGATCGCACTTTGAGTAGATGGATATCGGCGATCGCTTCTTGTTAGTCTAAACTGTAGGGTGCGTCAGTATGAATAACCTCTTGGTATAGTTAGGTTTTCTCGCACTGACGCACCCTACTAAGCCGTTTATTCTGTTAGAGCATTGAGTTTACTACAAGTCAGAATTATTTCCGCACAGACCAAGAGCGAACTTGACCTAAAGTTACAGGGATTCTATCACTAACATCAATAGTAAATAGGAAAACTCTCCTCGCCCTGCTTCCATTTTCGGGGTCAAAAAACTTTAACTTTACATCCCAACAATCACTATTAATTCTACAAAAAGGACTTTTTTCTACTTCAATACTATCAAGCTGCATTCCTGTAGAAATAGCTTGGGCAAAACTCGAAGCAGCTTGGAAAGCATTAGTTACAGAAAAATTTAACGCCCGGTCTTTAGCAAATTGTCCTAAATTTTGTAAATCATAGTAAACTCGATTTAAGAAACTACTCAAAGCCTTTCGCATTGCTATTTCTTCCGGTGGTGCAGTGGCTTCAGTAATCACAGTTTGCAAAGCTGCATCTACTAAACTGTTGACTTTCCAGCCATACATTCCCCTGGTATTAGTTAGAGTAATTACAGGCACAACTTGACCAGAAAATAACTCTACACTTCTATCTGTTAATCTTGCGGGAATACTCACCCGTTCCACAAAATCATCACTATCTTCTGGTTGAATTTGTCCCGCTAATATTAAAACCAGAGTTTCATAGATATCAGCAGCAAAACCGCTAACAGGTTCTAAAGCATAAATAGGAGTCAGTTCTTGGTTGAGAGTCCAAATTAAAGGTTTAGCTTCCGTGGGATTTTCTGACAAATAATCAACCATTTGTCGGGCATCATAAGGGTTAGCAGGGATAATTGCACCGTCAATATCTACTGCTGGCATTAATTGTTTAAAGGAGTCCCTTCTGGCTTCATCACCAAAGTCATAACCGATAGTTCCCAAAGCATAAACCAGTTTAGAAGCCGCACTAGGGGTAACGCTTTGAGGTATGGTTGCTACTTGACCTAACCCCCCAGCCCCCCCCAGCCCCCCTTCCCTACGAGGGAAGGGGGGAGTAAATTCTGCGGTTGTGACTCTCCTCTCCTCGTAGGAGAGGGGTTGGGGGTGAGGTTCATTGACTCTCCTCTCCTCGTAGGAGAGGAGTTGGGGGCGAGGTTCATTGATTCCCATCTCCTTGTAGGAGAGGGGTTGGGGGTGAGGTTCATTGACTCCCATCTCCTTGTAGGAGAGGGGTTGGGGGTGAGGTTCTAACCTTTCTCCGGTCAATAATTGAAACGCCCCCGGAATATTCAACTTACCTAGTAAACAGCGTTCCGGTTCTTCCACTTCTTCCGGGTTACAGGGAATAGCACTATTTAAAATCGCTTCCCGCACTGCTTCCGCGTTGGGTTGTTCACCTCGTTGCAGTTGCACACTCATTAATAATGCAGAAATACCTGTAACAATAGGTGCAGCGCAACTTGTTCCTTTTTGGCGGGTGGGTTCTTCTGTTCCCGGTTGTGCGCCTAAGATGTTTTCGCCGTTAGCCATCACCCCTTTATTTTGATATTCTCCCCCGTAATTACTAAATTTAAACGGCTGGCCATCGTCGCGTATTGCACCAACGGTAATCACACCTGGAAGAATAGAGGGAATACACCAACATTCCCCTTTATCATTACCACCAGGGGCAACTATTAACATATTATTGTCTTGGCATTGTTTGACAGCACGGGCAAATAAATCTGGGGCTACTCCGGTTTGGGTGGGGTGACAAGCGGCGATATGGATGATATTTGCACCCCATTGCAAAGCTGTATTAATGGCGTGGGTGAGGTTGACGGGGGAAATAAAATCATCACCAGCGAAGGAAATAGGAATATTTAATGCTGTACATAAAGGGGCAATGCCTGGGGCTGGTGTGCCATGTTGCCCTAAGATCGTGCTAGAAATATGAGTAGCATGACTTGATAATTCTATCCGTCGTCTAATGGCTTCGGGGAAGGGGGCAAAAAATGCTTCTCGTTCTTTTTTCGCTTCTTCTTTATCGTGGTCTGGGTCGTCTTTTTTATCTTTTTGTTGTTCGTTAAATTCTAAAGATAAGTTGAGATAATAATAATATTCTTCGTTAAGTTCAATATCTTCTGACCAGTAAGGTTTAAATTGGCTAAAATTTGCGCCTTGAAAACAACTGCGTTCTAAATCTGCTGCACCGTCAAGGATAGCAATTTTAATCTGGGGGTCGCCTTTTGTGCGTGTCCAAATTTGGGGTATTCCGGGGATGTCGGTCAGGTTAGGCATAGTTTTTGTTGGTGTTATAATTGGTGTTATGATAGTGGGTAAAAAGTCTTATTTTTAAAAGTTAATGCCAGCTAAAGATATTTTTCATGATGCTGTTAGGATAGGGTTAGAAAAAGAGGGTTGGGTGATTACAGATGATCCTCTTGAAATTGAAATCGGTGGTGTTGAAATGTACATTGATTTAGGTGCAGATCAGATTTTGGCAGCCGAAAGAGAGGAGAATAAGATAGCAGTTGAGATTAAGAGTTTTGTAGGATCATCCAATATTTCTCAATTTCATACAGCAGTTGGCCAATGTTTCAATTATCAGATTGCTCTTGAAGCAAAAGAACCAGAACGAATTTTGTATTTGGCTGTGCCTTTAGGTACTTATCAAAGTTTTTTTACTTTACCGTTTATTCAGATGGTGCTACAACGTTCTCAACTGAAAATTATTGTTTATGATCCAGTAAATGAGGTGATTATAACATGGATAAATTAGAACAATATCGTGGTTATATCCAACAATTGTTAACGGAATATGCTCAACCAAGTTCGGCAAATTCTGAAATTGAAAAACAATTTATTTCGGATTTGGTTCATGACCATTATCAATTGGTGTATGTTGGGTGGAAAAACAGAAGGCGTACTTATGGTTGTGTTTTGCATTTGGATATTAAAGATAATAAGATTTGGATACAACATGATGGAACTGAAATTGGTATAGCAGATGAGTTAGTTAAATTAGGTGTTCCTAAAGAAGATATTGTTTTAGCATTTCATGAACCTTTGGTGAGACAATATACAGGTTTTGCTGTTGGTTGATTTTCACATTAATTTTACATCGTTATTGGCAAGAATTACATAATGGCATACAGTGATTTTACCCTCAAAAAAGTCAAGCAGACCTTTGGTATAAACACCATTGAAGATAAGAAGTTTCTGCCAGAAATCCAACCAATTGCTGCTAGTGTAACCCTGACGGATTTTTTAGCAGAAAGTTTACCATTAGCTATAGCAACAGGAAGTGAAAAAGCACGTTCTGAGTTAATAATTAGTCCAGTTTTACTAGAAGTACGTAAGATTTTACAAAGAAATATTAGTCTATTTTCTGGTGCAGATTTTACTGTAGATTCTGCTTTAGGATTGAATGGAGTTTGTGATTTTGTTCTCAGTCGTTCACCGGAACAGTTAGAAATTGAAGCACCGGCGGTTATGATTATAGAAGCTAAAAAAGCAGACTTAAATCCTGGGATTGGTCAGTGCATTGCGGAAATGATTGCTGCTCAAAAATTTAATGAAATTAATAATCAACCCATTTCTACAATTTATGGTAGCGTCACTAATGGCACTGCTTGGCGGTTTTTGCAATTAACAGAACAAACTGTAACAATTGATTTTACTGATTATCCACTTCCTCCTGTTGATGTCATATTAGGTATTTTAGCTTGGATGGTAACTTCTGCTAACTAGATAATTGTCACCAATCAGTATTTCCAGGATTTAAGGGTTTACAGGATGTCATTTAAATTGTGTAGGTTGGGTTGACTTAAGGAAACCCAACATTTCGGTTATTTTATTATTTAATTTTCTTGGGTTGTCGCTTAACTCAACCTACATCTTGACTATCGGACAATCTTGTCCGATAATATGCTTATGAAAGGGAGTGAGTTTATTAGAAAAGTAAAAAAGTTAGCAAAGGAGCGTGGTATTGAAGCCTACGTTGACCAAAAACGTGGTAAGGGAAGCCACGTAACATTGTATTTTGGAGATTGTTTTACCATAGTTCGCAACCCGAAAGATGAATTAAAAACTGGCACTTTCAAAGCTATGTTAAATCAACTGGGAATTGAAGAACATGAACTTTAATACTGGGATTATTATGACTCGATTTGTATATCCAGCCCTGCTGACTGCTGATGAAAAAGATGGTGGCTTTGTGGTGACATTTCGTGATTTACCAGAAGCTATTACTCAAGGAGATTCTCTAGAACAAGCACTAAATGAAGCTGCTGACTGCTTAGAAGAATCTATCGCTCTGCGTATTGATGATAAATTAGAAATACCCCAACCATCACAACCCAAAAATAGGGAGCATTTAGTAGCAGTACCAGCGCAGACAGCATTAAAAGCTGCACTATATTTAGCAATGTGTGAAAAGGGTATGAGCAAAGTTGAGCTTGCTTCTACTCTTAATATCCATGAAAAGGAAGTTAGACGTATTCTAAGTCCCCACCACGCCACAAAATTATCTACAATGGAACGGACTTTAGCGGTACTCGGACAACGAGTTGAATTACAAATTAGTGCAAAATAGAATCTGTGTTTATCTGGATCTAAACTCCACCAGATAAGGGCGCAGGTGTCAAGTACAATTTTTATACTTCCAGCCATTCTTCTATAGTTGGGGTAGTTAAATCTTCATAATAATTGACTTTACCGCGCATATTTTTAAACAATTCTTCGGTATTTGGGGTTGTTTGATAGGGGGAAATTCTCACTACTGGTTTATTTCCATCAACAACTAAAATCTCTTCACCTTCTAACTCTACAAGTTGCAAAAATTCTAATAAGTTAGCCTTTAAGTTATTCTTGTCAACTGTTTTCATATTTTTCTTATCTTGCCAATTTCCTCAAGAATACTAAAATAGATAACCAAACAGCACTCATAACCAACTATGTCAACTACTATTACTGATATTGGCACTCTGATTACCCGTCACCCTGAAATTCATGGGGGCTGTCCGATTATTGCCGGAACTGGTGTCACAGTGCGACGAATTGCGATTTGGTATAAACAAGGTTACAGTGCAGAAGAAATTGCCGAGCAAATTAGTCATCTAACCTTGGGACAGGTTTATGCAGCCTTGGCGTATTATCATATCAATCGGGAAGAAATTGATGCTGACATTGCTGAAGAAGAAGCAGAAGGAGATCGCATAGAAGCCCTACATAAAGCTGGAAAGCTAGCATGAGCCTGATTCGCTTATATATGGATGAGGATTCTACTGGACGTTCTCTCATGCTGTCCTTGCAAAATCGCGGTGTAGATGTAATTACAACTCTCAGTGTCAATCGATTGGGTTATCCTGATGAAGAATAATTAATTTGGGCAAGGTCGCAAGGTCGCGTTTTGTATAGTTCTAACATTCGAGATTTCTATCGTTTACACACAGTGTTCTTGTCTCAAGAACAACTACACTCAGGAATGATTTTAGTACACAAACAACGTCAATCAATCGGAGATATGATACGCGGTTTTTACACGACCCACGATGCCCACTATCCGCAACCCCCGAACTGACAGAAGTTGTCCGTCAATTCATCGCGGGAATATTTTCGTCAAATTACTTACTCCGCGTCATCTCCTGCAAAAGGAGTACACATCCTTGTCTCGATGTCGCAGTATGTGCAAGACTTAACCTGACCGATTAAATCTTTAGAAGTAGCGGTGGTTTCGCGTTGTACAGGGGCAACTTGTTGAGGGCGGATGTTTTTCTTAGTAATGGTGTTTTTTCCTTTGTTTGTTTAGATAACTTCTTCGTTGTGAAGAAGACTTTGTTGGTGAAGGTGTTAATTTTTTGTTGAAGGGTAATTTAACGAGTTTTCACCAGAAGCTTTTTTATAGTGATTTACCAAATTACTAAAGGGTAGAAATCAGCTATTTTTTGATCTGCTGTAATAATAGAGGCTTGATTGATTTTAGCAACATGGATCTAAGAGGATGTTTGAAAAGTCCCTATTGGTGTAGCAAAACATTTCAGATCCCCCCTTTTTAATGGCTACGGTGTACACACAAGTCTTAAAATCCCAGTAACTACTTGCTTTATAGTCCTTCAATGTCATTCTGAGTGGAGTCCTGAGCGAAGGGAAGGAACTGGAAGGAAGAATCTCGGACTTGCACCGTAGTCTCTAGATGTTTCATTTCGCTGTCGCTACATTCAACATGACAATTGAGAATTTTGTCAAGGTTCTGAAATGTATGCGGGTAGCACTTGTGTGTACACCGTAGGCTAGCGAGGAGGGGGCTATCACGTATGTCATTTGATTAGGAAATGTTATAACTGCTAGGTTATACTTACTTTCTAGGAGTCGTTAAATAAACTTTAGGTATTAGCCAAAAATTTATTTCTGGGTAGAAGTTTTAGCAGTGATAATTGTCTGCTTAGAATAATAAACAGGTTGTGCATATATGCTAATAACGCTATCGCCTAATACAAAAAACTCACCTTCTCGCTCATATTTAGAAAACTGTAAATCAGGATATCTTTTCACAATTTCTGTTGCAGTCATCGCTGGTACTGACATTTCTTTGGGTAACATCCCAGTAGCACCAATGTAAAACACTAAGGGAGAAATTTTTTCTTGATAAATTTTATCTGCATATTGTTCTAGCTTGGTTTTAGCATCAGTTAATGCCGTTATCATTATCTCTTTGCTGACACGATAGACAGAGGATTTATCCTGCAATAATTCTGCTAAACTATCAGCATTGATTTTAGATAGAGTGGCTGTAACTATTCCGTAATTTTCAATCCCTAAAAAGTCATCAAAAATTACTTTCATGAACTCATCAACTTTTGTGATCTTGACGCGAGATGACAGTAGCTTATGCCTAAAGGCAAGATTTTCTTGAAAAGCCATTGTAAAATTAGGCTTAGTAAAAATTTCGCCAGTCTTTTTGTCATAAATCCGATACATCTTATCAAGGAATTTGTTGGCAGAATAAAACTTACTTAGATTCAATATGTCCTTGCTGCCAATATCAATTTTATAACTAGTCTGGGAGTCAATAGTGCCATTAGCTATTGCTTGTTGACGGCTAGTATATGCGTTAGTTGTGGGAAAATTTAGGTAGACATGACTAGAAATGTAGTGATTTTTCAATTCATCCAATTGTGGTTCTACAAATATATCTGATTCTCCTTTGAGATGAGCAGAAATAATACTACCAATGACCTTAATTTTGGCTAATTCATCAAATAAGCCATCAATGTTTGGATATTGTGCATCGTTACTGACTAAGGGCAATTTATTTAACTGAATAGTGTATTCCCGATGAAAATCAAATTCGACTGTATCTAAAATATCTCTGAGTAATTCAAAAGTTTTTTTACTGCTAATTTTGACTTTTAATGACTGAATGTTAAGCTTACCATTGTTAACAATTGTGTAATTATTGAATGTGTGTAAGTCATTAACTAGCAGCCCTGCAACTTCTAAAATGGGGGTTTGGTCATCAGATTTTACTAGCTTAACTTGACGTTTAACTAGCATATTAATTGTGGCAGTGTTGCGATTAAACTCCAATTTACCCATACGAACATACTCTGCATTATCTATATACTCTGTTCGTAGCCAAGGCTGGATAAGTTCACCGTTAGTATCCCTAACACCTTGAATCCGTTGGATACTTGTTCTTTGATAATTATCTTGCAAATGCTTGATATTAATAATGATATTGTTGCTGTTTTCTGTCAAAATTTCTATGAGTTTTAACAGGGAGATTTTCTCGTTATTTGTCATATGATTTCCTCTAGGAATATTGTTTTGTCTGTCGATTGCAGTCAACTTACATTTATATAGTACAATTGTACCATATAAATGAATATATAGCGGTTCTCGCTTTAGTGAGGTAAAAGAACCCCACCCCCAACCCCCTCCCCGCAAGCAAGGAGGGGGCTATGATATACTTCATGTGATTAGGAAACGCTATATAATAGAAAATTGGCTAGCGATCGCTAGCCAAATACAAAGATTTCTGAGTCAATAGACCTCTTGCAAAAGTCTGAAAATGAGATGTGTCATTCTGAATGAGAGATGTTTCGCTTCGCTCAACATGACAGCTTCAGCATTTACGCAAGAGGTTTAATACAGATAGAATTTATGTGGTGTACTCAGCGTTGATTTTCACGTAGTCGTAACTTAAATCACAACCCCAAGCTTTACCAATACCGTGACCATTCCCCACACTGACAGAAATTAACACTGTATCCTCTTTGAGATATGCACCGGCGGCGGCTTGCTTTAAATATGCACTGGCGGCGGCGCGGTCAAAGGGTTGGGGTTGACCATTTTCAAACAAGAGAAAATCTCCTAATTTAATTTGTAGATTTTCTTGCTCAAAAGCTACATCTGCGCGTCCGGCGGCGGCGGCGATGCGTCCCCAGTTGGGGTCACGGCCAAAGATTGCAGATTTAACTAAGGATGAACCGGCAATGGTTTTGGCGATTTGTCTGGCTGAGAGTTCGTCATGTGCGCCTGTGACTTGCACTTCTACAAGACAGGTTGCACCTTCACCATCGCGGGCGATCGCTTTGGCTAAATGCTGGCATACTGCTGTTAGCATGGCTTCTAATTTTTCGGCTTCTGCACCCATCTCAGTAATCGCTGGGGTGCGGGATTCCCCATTGGCTAAGGCGATTAAGCTATCATTGGTGCTGGTGTCACCATCTACAGTAATAGAATTGAAGCTTCTATCTGCCGCCCTACTTAACATTTCTTGCCATAAATGAGGCGAAACGGCTGCGTCACAGGTAACAAAGGCTAGCATGGTGGCCATGTTAGGATGTATCATGCCAGAACCTTTAGCAATGCCACCAATACGGACTGGGCGGTCTCCTATAGTTGTTTCTAGGGCAATGGATTTAGTTACCAAATCTGTAGTAATAATTGCCCCGGCTGCTGTATCTGAACCAGTATCAGAAAGTGCTGCTACTAATTTGGGAATCCCACCCCGTAAGGCATCCATTTTAATACGCTGACCAATTACCCCAGTCGAAGCCAAAAGAATCAATTCAGGGGTAATATTTAACTCTTTAGCTAATAACTCCGCACTTTCTTGGGCATCACTCACACCTTGGCTACCTGTCGCGGCGTTGGCTTGTCCCGCATTGCAGAGAATAGCGCGCGCAATAGCTTTGCTTTGCAAGTGTTGGCGACAATAATCTACACAGGCGGCTCTAACTTGGCTGGTGGTGAATACACCAGCTGCGATCGCTTCTACATCTGATACTATCAAAGCTAAATCAGGCAATCCCGAAGGTTTTAACCCTGCGGTGATACCTGCCGCTCTATATCCTTTCGGTGCTGTAACTCCACCAGTAATTTCCTGCCAGTCTGCCATTTTTCCCACCCTTACAACTAATTAGCAGCTTGACTGGCGATTATACCAATTCGTAATGCTTAATTCGTAATTCGTAATTCGTAATTCGTAATTCGTCATTACAAAAAAATTTAAGGATGCAACAGGTTAATCTCCCCAGTCCCCAGTCCCCAATCCCCTATATATCAAAAAAGGAGAGCTACTTGGGCAGCTCTCCAGATCATCAGGGTGCATCTACTTAGCACAGTATAGCACTTCTGCACTGAGGTGTAACACCCATTATTTATTATTTGTATAAATAATATTAAGAAATTTCACTGAGGATACTGAAATCATGACCATCAGAATTATTGATGGTAGCTTTAATTACTATTGACGCAATATCATTCAAGAGTTCTTGTATCATTCTCATCACAGTAGAAGTGACACGCTAATCAACAAAGGTATTCAATTATTTAGTTTGGTTGACAGGTCTATGATGTCCGCAAAAAATTGTTATCTTAATTACCTACAGGAAACGCTGGGTTAAGAAACAAGGAGAGTCACTTGGGTAACTCTCCAGATCATCAGGGTGTATCTAATACAAACAGAATAGCTTTTTAGGTGTCAGATTTAACACTGCCTTTTCTGTAGTTTTGGTAAAAATATTGTGAAGATATGACTGAGAAAATACTGATATTAGCCATTCAGTTTCTTTTCTACCAATTCGTTAGTTAGTTTGGGGTCAGCCCGTTTGTTGGTCTTTTTCAAGACTTGACCGACGAAGAAGCCTTTGAGGTTGATGTTACCGTTACGATATTTTTCTAGTTCTTTGGGGTTGGCGGCGATGACTTCTTCAACGATGGGTTCTAGTACACTAGAATCTGTGATGAGTTCTTGACCTGCAAAGGCTTTTTCGGGAGATAAACCTGTTAGCAAGTCTGGTAACTTTTGTTTGGCTTGGGCGTTACTAATTTTGCCGCTTTCAATCAGCTTAATCACCTCAGCTAAGTTAACGGGAGTCAAACCAATTTCAGTGATGCTGAGTTTTTGCTTGTTGAGGTAGGCGGCGATATCTTGCGTAATCCAGTTAGCGGCTGTTTTGGGATTTGCGCCGGCGGCGATGACGGCTTCAAAATATGCAACTACAGAAACTTCCTCTGTCAAGACTCGCGCATCGTAAACAGAAAGCCCCAACTCAGTCTCGTAATGCAGGCGTTTTTGGGCTGGGAGTTCGGGTATTTCACTGCGCCATTGAGTTAATTGTGCTTCTGACACCTCAATTGGTGCTAAGTCTGGTTCAGGGAAGTAGCGATAATCGCTAGAACCTTCCTTAACCCGCATACTGATGGTGCGTTGTGAACCTTCTTCCCAGAGGCGGGTTTCTTGGACGATGCGTTCCCCGGCTTCTACGGCGGCAATTTGACGTTCAATTTCGTACTCAATTGCCCGTTGAATGGCGTTGAAGGAGTTCATATTTTTAATTTCTACCTTCGTACCAAATTCTTTTCGTCCTACGGGACGCACAGAAATATTGACATCACAGCGTAGAGAACCTTCTTGCATATTGCCATCACTGACACCGAGATAGCGCACAATCCGGCGTAATTCTTGGGCATACTCGGCGGCTTCTTGTCCAGAACGGATATCTGGTTCAGAAACAATTTCTACCAATGGTACACCTGCGCGATTGTAGTCTACCAAAGAATAGGTAGAACCAGAAAGGCGATCGCTACCTGCGTGTACTAATTTACCTGCGTCTTCTTCCATGTGCAACCGCGTCACCCCAATTCGTTTGCGCGTGGGGTTTCCCTCTGCATCTACCAATTCAATTTCTAACCAACCATGTTCTGCAATGGGCAGGTCATATTGAGAAATTTGATAATTTTTCGGCAAATCAGGATAAAAATACTGTTTACGGTCAAATTTGCTATATTTAGCGATTTGGCAATTTAACGCTAGCCCTGCTTTAACCGCATATTCTAAAACTTTTTGGTTGAGTACAGGTAAAACGCCTGGTAAACCCATACATACTGGGTCAATATTAGTATTGGGGTCAGCACCAAACGCTGTAGAGCTATTAGAGAAAATCTTAGTATTCGTACTTAGCTGACAGTGGGTTTCTAGACCAATAATCGCTTCATACTCAGTTTTTACACTCGTAGCAACAGTCATAATATTACAAATTCAAGAAATTCACGTAGATTCTTATTTTAACTCTGAGAGCGTAGGGATTGGGGACAAATCAATTCAAAATTCAAAATCATGCCCTCAAACGAAGTGAAGGGTCAAAATTCAAAATTAAATAACTGAGGATTGGGGAAGATCAAGAAAAACTTTTACTAATGATAATTCTCTGTTCTCATACTTGTAAGTCCTGCTAAATAACCATCTTCCATGTGAATGATGCGATCGGCAATATCTAAAA from Nostoc sp. UHCC 0870 includes these protein-coding regions:
- a CDS encoding XisH family protein — its product is MPAKDIFHDAVRIGLEKEGWVITDDPLEIEIGGVEMYIDLGADQILAAEREENKIAVEIKSFVGSSNISQFHTAVGQCFNYQIALEAKEPERILYLAVPLGTYQSFFTLPFIQMVLQRSQLKIIVYDPVNEVIITWIN
- a CDS encoding type II toxin-antitoxin system HicB family antitoxin, coding for MTRFVYPALLTADEKDGGFVVTFRDLPEAITQGDSLEQALNEAADCLEESIALRIDDKLEIPQPSQPKNREHLVAVPAQTALKAALYLAMCEKGMSKVELASTLNIHEKEVRRILSPHHATKLSTMERTLAVLGQRVELQISAK
- a CDS encoding type II toxin-antitoxin system HicA family toxin, whose protein sequence is MKGSEFIRKVKKLAKERGIEAYVDQKRGKGSHVTLYFGDCFTIVRNPKDELKTGTFKAMLNQLGIEEHEL
- a CDS encoding DUF6006 family protein codes for the protein MKNITKSLLGLAIVSASLVLGSSSTKAGQIAGEWFFGLWDCNIDGRPAQMQWKVVDDPQTSCSGGVCSTTSGVRLVGRFSDNGSAWIPLGKRFSSRQRQDLGIRYLGAEQDNWYLRYNSQTKIADGWTTWRRNRYPLQCRNRR
- a CDS encoding S8 family peptidase produces the protein MPNLTDIPGIPQIWTRTKGDPQIKIAILDGAADLERSCFQGANFSQFKPYWSEDIELNEEYYYYLNLSLEFNEQQKDKKDDPDHDKEEAKKEREAFFAPFPEAIRRRIELSSHATHISSTILGQHGTPAPGIAPLCTALNIPISFAGDDFISPVNLTHAINTALQWGANIIHIAACHPTQTGVAPDLFARAVKQCQDNNMLIVAPGGNDKGECWCIPSILPGVITVGAIRDDGQPFKFSNYGGEYQNKGVMANGENILGAQPGTEEPTRQKGTSCAAPIVTGISALLMSVQLQRGEQPNAEAVREAILNSAIPCNPEEVEEPERCLLGKLNIPGAFQLLTGERLEPHPQPLSYKEMGVNEPHPQPLSYKEMGINEPRPQLLSYEERRVNEPHPQPLSYEERRVTTAEFTPPFPRREGGLGGAGGLGQVATIPQSVTPSAASKLVYALGTIGYDFGDEARRDSFKQLMPAVDIDGAIIPANPYDARQMVDYLSENPTEAKPLIWTLNQELTPIYALEPVSGFAADIYETLVLILAGQIQPEDSDDFVERVSIPARLTDRSVELFSGQVVPVITLTNTRGMYGWKVNSLVDAALQTVITEATAPPEEIAMRKALSSFLNRVYYDLQNLGQFAKDRALNFSVTNAFQAASSFAQAISTGMQLDSIEVEKSPFCRINSDCWDVKLKFFDPENGSRARRVFLFTIDVSDRIPVTLGQVRSWSVRK
- a CDS encoding DUF433 domain-containing protein, with the translated sequence MSTTITDIGTLITRHPEIHGGCPIIAGTGVTVRRIAIWYKQGYSAEEIAEQISHLTLGQVYAALAYYHINREEIDADIAEEEAEGDRIEALHKAGKLA
- a CDS encoding anacyclamide/piricyclamide family prenylated cyclic peptide, giving the protein MTKKNIRPQQVAPVQRETTATSKDLIGQVKSCTYCDIETRMCTPFAGDDAE
- a CDS encoding type II toxin-antitoxin system Phd/YefM family antitoxin, whose amino-acid sequence is MKTVDKNNLKANLLEFLQLVELEGEEILVVDGNKPVVRISPYQTTPNTEELFKNMRGKVNYYEDLTTPTIEEWLEV
- a CDS encoding XisI protein, which codes for MDKLEQYRGYIQQLLTEYAQPSSANSEIEKQFISDLVHDHYQLVYVGWKNRRRTYGCVLHLDIKDNKIWIQHDGTEIGIADELVKLGVPKEDIVLAFHEPLVRQYTGFAVG
- the argJ gene encoding bifunctional ornithine acetyltransferase/N-acetylglutamate synthase, which produces MADWQEITGGVTAPKGYRAAGITAGLKPSGLPDLALIVSDVEAIAAGVFTTSQVRAACVDYCRQHLQSKAIARAILCNAGQANAATGSQGVSDAQESAELLAKELNITPELILLASTGVIGQRIKMDALRGGIPKLVAALSDTGSDTAAGAIITTDLVTKSIALETTIGDRPVRIGGIAKGSGMIHPNMATMLAFVTCDAAVSPHLWQEMLSRAADRSFNSITVDGDTSTNDSLIALANGESRTPAITEMGAEAEKLEAMLTAVCQHLAKAIARDGEGATCLVEVQVTGAHDELSARQIAKTIAGSSLVKSAIFGRDPNWGRIAAAAGRADVAFEQENLQIKLGDFLLFENGQPQPFDRAAASAYLKQAAAGAYLKEDTVLISVSVGNGHGIGKAWGCDLSYDYVKINAEYTT
- the gatB gene encoding Asp-tRNA(Asn)/Glu-tRNA(Gln) amidotransferase subunit GatB produces the protein MTVATSVKTEYEAIIGLETHCQLSTNTKIFSNSSTAFGADPNTNIDPVCMGLPGVLPVLNQKVLEYAVKAGLALNCQIAKYSKFDRKQYFYPDLPKNYQISQYDLPIAEHGWLEIELVDAEGNPTRKRIGVTRLHMEEDAGKLVHAGSDRLSGSTYSLVDYNRAGVPLVEIVSEPDIRSGQEAAEYAQELRRIVRYLGVSDGNMQEGSLRCDVNISVRPVGRKEFGTKVEIKNMNSFNAIQRAIEYEIERQIAAVEAGERIVQETRLWEEGSQRTISMRVKEGSSDYRYFPEPDLAPIEVSEAQLTQWRSEIPELPAQKRLHYETELGLSVYDARVLTEEVSVVAYFEAVIAAGANPKTAANWITQDIAAYLNKQKLSITEIGLTPVNLAEVIKLIESGKISNAQAKQKLPDLLTGLSPEKAFAGQELITDSSVLEPIVEEVIAANPKELEKYRNGNINLKGFFVGQVLKKTNKRADPKLTNELVEKKLNG